cctaaatatcaCAAGctattaaatttatttcacaatTGACTAATAGACCACTTTGTcaatttggaaaacattcttGTTAAAGACAAACATATCTACATCCAGAAACTTTCCATACCTTGCTGTCAAAGAGACAGCATTCTTTGCTAGCCTTCCAATTTTGACTCAGTGCAAAAGCCTTAGAAGGATCCAGTGCATAGGTCTTCATGCTTTCCTTTCACCCCAAGTGATTATcaactttgatttttctcttcagcAGTAACTCACTTGGTGTACCCCTACCTCAGGTACAGCTTTTCAACTTTGCAGCAAAACTGTACTTTCTAGTTCTTTTTGTATTTCAGATACCTTACTTGTAAAAGCTCTTTTGCTCTATGACCTGGCTCAAACTTAAACTTGGATTTGAAGTTAGAAGAAATGTTGGAAGtcatttatatatgaagaaatgtTGGAAGGattcatatatgcatacattccTTGAGTGACTATGAATAACTGCCGAGCAGTAACTTCTGGGCTGTGGTTGTAAACTGTGAGCACTACGAAATGTTTTTCCTTATTGATACCATATTATGGTAGGAAAGACATGGAGTAAAAAATTTAGATAGTATGTcaatagttgtatttttaaatgggtTTCATTAGTGCTTAGCAATTGGGAGCTTGGTGGACCATCTCTTGGTTTCTGTCAGTATGTAAACCAGAAACTTCAAATGTGTCACAAAAGATGAGCAGAACTATCCCAAGGCTCATTAAAGTCTTTTACTCTGTCCTCAGTGTGAAATCTTAAATCTTTGAACAAAAAAATTCACTATCTCTCTGAATCCTTTGTCCTTacaggagagaaaaatcaaagtaaGTTAATTACTGTTCAAGACAGAGAATCAGAAGAAGAGCTTTCTTGCTGGCAAATCTGGCAACAAATTGCAAATGACTTAACCAGGTGTCAAGACTCCATGATCAATAATTATCAGTTTCACAAACAAGGTGATTTCCCTTGCCAGGTAGGGACAGAACTGTCTATTCAAATTTCTGAAGATGAGAACTATTTAGTAAATAAAGCAGATGGTCCCAATAATACTGGGAATCCAGAGTTTCCTATCTTGAGAACCCAGGATTCTTGGAGGAAAACATTCCTGACTGAGTCACAGAGATTGAACAGAGATCAGCAGatttccataaaaaataaattatgtcaaTGTAAGAAGGGTGTTAATCCCATTGGTTGGATTTCACATCATGATGGTCATAGAGTACACAAAAGTGAAAAATCTTATAGACCCAATGATTACAAAAAAGACAACATGAAGATTTTGACATTTGATCAGAATAGCATGATTCACACAGGACAGAAATCTTACCAGTGTAATGAGTGTAAAAAACCCTTCGGTGATCTCTCCAGCTTTGATCTTCATCAGCAGTTACAATCAGGAGAGAAGTCTCTTACATGTGTTGAGCGTGGAAAAGGCTTCTGTTACAGCTCAGTTCTTCCTGTTCATCAGAAAGTAAATGTGGGAGAAAAACTTAAGTGTGATAAGGAATTCAGTCAGGGCGCTCATCTACAGACCCATCAGAAAGTCCACGTGATagagaaaccatacaaatgtaAGCAATGTGGGAAAGGTTTCAGTCGTAGATCAGCACTTAATGTTCATTGTAAGGTCCACACGGGAGAGAAACCTTATAATTGTGAGGAGTGTGGGAGGGCCTTCAGTCAGGCCTCTCATCTTCAGGACCATCAGAGACTCCACACCGGGGAGAAGCCATTCAAATGTGATGCATGTGGTAAGAGCTTCAGTCGGAATTCACATCTTCAATCCCATCAAAGAgttcatacaggagagaaaccatacaaatgtgAGGAGTGTGGTAAGGGCTTCATTTGTAGCTCAAATCTTTACATTCATCAGAGAGTCCACACAGGAGAAAAACCCTATAAATGTGAGGAATGTGGTAAAGGCTTTAGTCGGCCTTCAAGTCTTCAGGCCCATCAGGGagtccacactggagagaagtCATACGTATGTACTGTATGTGGGAAAGGCTTTACTCTGAGTTCAAATCTTCAAGCCCATCAGAGAGtgcacactggagagaagccatACAAATGCAGTGAGTGTGGGAAGAGCTTCAGGAGGAATTCCCATTATCAAGTTCATCTAGTGgtccacacaggagagaaaccctataaatgtgaGATATGTGGGAAGGGCTTCAGTCAAAGTTCGTATCTTCAAATCCATCAGAAGGCCCACAGTATAGAGAAACCTTTTAAGTGTGAGGAGTGTGGGCAGGGTTTCAATCAGAGCTCACGACTTCAGATTCACCAGCTGATCCATACGGGTgagaaaccatacaaatgtgAAGAGTGTGGCAAGGGATTTAGTCGTAGAGCAGATCTTAAAATTCACTGTAGAatccacacaggagagaaaccatATAATTGTGAGGAGTGTGGGAAGGTCTTCAGGCAGGCCTCAAATCTTTTGGCCCATCAGAGAGTCCACAGTGGAGAAAAACCattcaaatgtgaagaatgtgggaaGAGTTTCGGTCGGAGTGCACATCTTCAAGCCCATCAAAAAGTCCACACTGGAGATAAGCCATACAAATGTGATGAGTGTGGGAAGGGCTTCAAGTGGAGCTTGAATCTTGACATGCATCAGAGGGTGCACACAGGAGAAAAACCGTATAAATGTGGGGAGTGTGATAAGTACTTCAGTCAGGCCTCAAGTCTTCAACTTCATCAGAGTgtccacacaggagagaaaccatacaaatgtgatgtgtgtggtaAAGTCTTCAGTCGGTCTTCACAACTACAATCTCATCAGCGAGTTCACACTGGGGAGAAACCTTATAAATGTGAGATATGTGGTAAGAGCTTCAGTTGGCGATCAAATCTTACAATTCATCACAGAATCCATGTTGGCGATAAATCCTATAAAAATAATAGGGGTGGTAAGAACATCAGAGAAtccacacaggaaaaaaaatctataaaatgattCTTTGTGAAGACTCGTGTCATTTGAATTCTTCTGGTTATCGTCTCAAAGTCAGTGTTTCAGCCGTAGCTCCTCATGTCCCAGTGGTCCAAAGACAACGAAACAATCTTTATGATTAGCATAGCAAGGGCTTCTTTAGTCAGAACCTTGACCTTTATAAAATGTTACTTAGAAGAGGGGTGTTAGAGTGAAATTTTTCTCAGGCCTTTTATAAAAGTATCGTGGTGGACATGCCAAAGTTAAGTGTCCACTAGAATGTTAACTCCATAAAGGCAGAGATTTTGTTCACTACTGAATCTACATAATCTTACCATTGCCATATACTTCACAGGTGCCCAATATTTGTTAATAGGTcctttttgaaaattatgttgAGATCACCTGCAGAATATCATGAATTTGTAAACAGGAAACCTGAAAATAGCCTTAATAAGATTAAGTCGGGAGACCACTGAAATGTAGAAAACCACTCAATACTGAACTCTCCAATGTTAATTTGGCATTGTCTTGTGATTAGATCCTGTCCTCCTTTAGCCTCACTAATCAAGTTGGGTCCTATCTTCCCAGATGTCTAGTTTTCTACTGGTTTTATACCATATAGATTCAATTATCTTTTGTAACAGATAATTTTGTTCATCTTGTAATAACTGGACACTACATACTACGCTTATTTTTTCAACACTGTTAAGGCAGGGGTTTAAGTGTCAGAGTTGCTACTGACAAACATTTTTTAGTAGATGTTGAATTGATCATTggttttttcacattttcattcaGGCTTTGACATGATTGCCTTCTAAGGGCTTTAGCATTACTTTAATCAGAACTTAGGTTGCGGCTATTGCAGATTTCTTTTGTCAACTTCTCTCCCCCATATTCTgagaaaaaggacaaaatatttgttaaaatttgataaatttcaTCAAAAATTGATTTTTGGAGCATGACTTTCACCCTTTTTCTAGTGGTGGCAGTGAAAAAAATGCTTTTGGAAGAGAAGTTAGTATGTATCAGAATATAGAATGTGCATCTCTTTTTTCTGGAGTTCATAGAATAGGAATTTTTGATTAGGAGATTCAAGTAGAAAATGTGAGTAGCACATCAGTGTTAAtgaattttgtaaaaatagaaataattttttatatactaCAGTAAAAAGGATCGTTGAAAGTGATGACCAAATTTTATGACAGAAGAGTGTAACAGTTTAAGAACAtcacaggctgggtgtgatggctcacgtccATAATccccgtactttgggaggccaaggtgggtggatcacctaaggtcaggagttcgagaccaacctggccaacatggtgaaaccctgtctctactaaaaatacaaaaggtagctgggcatggtggtgcgtgcttgtaattccagctacttggggtgctgaggcaggagaatcgcttgaacctgggaggcgggagttgcagtgagtcgagatgttgccactgcactctagcctgggcgatagagtgagactcagtcctaaaaaaaaaaaaaaatcacatacctTAAATTCGTGTGTGTCCATGTGAGTGAATAGTGCATCTAATCATGTGACAGTCTATCATATGCCACTACAGCATCGAAGAGAATGCAGGAATTTTTGTTCACATTTGacttctatattttaattttttaactgagCATCGGTTTTATAGTAAAATACTGTTACTTTACAGTAACATagtaaaactaaaatataattttaaaaaactactagAATATATTAATCCCTTACAGATAAGAAATCTTGTGTCATATAGCATCTAAGGCCAAAATTAAAGAATGGAACTCTGGAAATCAATTATAAAAACTTGTATGGTGGTTCAAAGATACGGATGCATTGGTGAGAGTGAATATATATTTGCAGTGAATGCATTTGAAGCTGCTTAGGTACAAATCTATGCAATCAATACGGTTTTAATGTAATTCCAGTAGTAGGAATGCTTCTTATTTCTTGACAGACTTACTCACTGGCTGAATGGATAGATAACCCAGGGCACTGGCTTGTCTTTTCAAGTGCTTGGTCTGATTGGAGGAAATGGCTTGCCCATTCTAGGTACTGTATGGCAAGGAAAATCGAGCTGTGgaagaaaggaataataaaatttacggaggccaggtgtggttgcccgtgcctgtaatcccagcactttggatggctgaggcaggcggatcacctgaagtcaggagttggagcctaacctggccaacatggtgaaaccccatcactatttaaaaaaatacaaaaaaaaaaaaatacaaaaactaatcGGGTgaggtgatgggcgcctgtaattccagctactcggcagaagaatcatttgaacccaggaggtggaggttgcagtgagctgagattgtgccgctgcactctagcctgggtgacagagcgagactctgtctccaaaaaaaaaaaaaaaaaacaacaaaacaaaacagaaggtgAGGGCAAATTCTGAAGATACAGGGTGGAAATACGTAatttttgagataaaatttaataaagattCCCTGAGGAAAAGATGTGCGTAGGGAGAGAACAGCATAATGCCGGTGAAAACAAACTGGGAACAGGCAGTTAAGCAGGATTGAATACCATTTCTTTCTTAGGCATTTCTGTGACATTTAAAGCTTATTTGGTTAAAGGTTTTAATCAGCAAAGGATATATTTCTGTGAGGTTTCCACAATTTTCTGTATTTGGATTACAATTCCTGTTGTTCCTGGACTGCAACTTCACATGCTAAGTATGTAAAGTCCATGATACCTCAAGTTGTGTTAGATATCAGAAATCCTGAGTCTTCGATGTTAGTTTGCTCTTAGATATCAGGATAGCCCTCCAACTCTCAGTAGTTTAGTGAGTTAAGTCAGGGGTCAAAAAACTACCccctgtgggccaaatccagcccacttcCTTAAAGGTTTATTAGAATATAGCAATGCCTGTGTTTTAATGTATTATCTGTGCTTTCTTGCTGCAGTGTCAGAATTTAGTAGTTGTGACAAAAACTATGGAccacaaaatctaaaatatgtactttctggccctttacagaaaaaaatgtaccaAGCCTTATGTTAAACCAAATGATTTGTCTCCCATAACTTAAAAAAGACCCCAGGTAGAGCAGGACTTAGACCTGCTTCGGTCAGGattccaaaatgttttttttttgattatCATATCTGCCCTTCTGGTTAACCCTGGTCTTTAGGTTCAAGATGGGGCTAGCAACCAGGGAGCACCTATCTTTTCTTTTCAGTCAGTGGAAGAGAGGTGCTCTTTCATTTGTAGTATTGGGTAGTTTACTACTCAGTGTTTGTGGCTCCTCTGGCCTTGATTCTCATCTACACTCAAGATTAGACAGCTAGTTGTGTATCCAGTTCTTTTGGCCTTTGTGAACTATTAAGTTTCaactcagccaggtgcagtggctcacacctgtaatcccagccctttgggaggtcgaggtgggaggatctcttgagctccagggttcaagattagcctgggcagtgtagtgagaccctgtctctccaacaaaagttttaaaagttagctAGCCATGGAGGCACACATGTGTGGTTCCAGggactcgggaagctgagatggaaggatcacttgagcccaggaggtcaaggctgcagtgagccatggtcccaacactgcactgcagcctggtgacagagtgagagcctgtctcaagaaaatttCTTCTCTCCCTTGCCACCATGGACTCAACTTCCCTATTTTGAGCCTCCGGGAGATTTTTCTATCTTAGCTTTTAGCTTGGCTGCATATTAACATTTGGGAGAATTTGTTATATATTATCAGGATtcctttgtttttgagaaagaggGATGCGAAGCCAAAATCAGCGGCTGAATGACAACACATTTAATTCACAACTTTTAGGGTGTCTTATGTCACAAGGCatcaatgg
This portion of the Pongo abelii isolate AG06213 chromosome 20, NHGRI_mPonAbe1-v2.0_pri, whole genome shotgun sequence genome encodes:
- the ZNF226 gene encoding zinc finger protein 226 isoform X1; amino-acid sequence: MNMFKEAVTFKDVAVAFTEEELGLLGPAQRKLYRDVMVENFRNLLSVGHQPFKQDVSPIERNEQLWIVTTATRRQGNLGEKNQSKLITVQDRESEEELSCWQIWQQIANDLTRCQDSMINNYQFHKQGDFPCQVGTELSIQISEDENYLVNKADGPNNTGNPEFPILRTQDSWRKTFLTESQRLNRDQQISIKNKLCQCKKGVNPIGWISHHDGHRVHKSEKSYRPNDYKKDNMKILTFDQNSMIHTGQKSYQCNECKKPFGDLSSFDLHQQLQSGEKSLTCVERGKGFCYSSVLPVHQKVNVGEKLKCDKEFSQGAHLQTHQKVHVIEKPYKCKQCGKGFSRRSALNVHCKVHTGEKPYNCEECGRAFSQASHLQDHQRLHTGEKPFKCDACGKSFSRNSHLQSHQRVHTGEKPYKCEECGKGFICSSNLYIHQRVHTGEKPYKCEECGKGFSRPSSLQAHQGVHTGEKSYVCTVCGKGFTLSSNLQAHQRVHTGEKPYKCSECGKSFRRNSHYQVHLVVHTGEKPYKCEICGKGFSQSSYLQIHQKAHSIEKPFKCEECGQGFNQSSRLQIHQLIHTGEKPYKCEECGKGFSRRADLKIHCRIHTGEKPYNCEECGKVFRQASNLLAHQRVHSGEKPFKCEECGKSFGRSAHLQAHQKVHTGDKPYKCDECGKGFKWSLNLDMHQRVHTGEKPYKCGECDKYFSQASSLQLHQSVHTGEKPYKCDVCGKVFSRSSQLQSHQRVHTGEKPYKCEICGKSFSWRSNLTIHHRIHVGDKSYKNNRGGKNIRESTQEKKSIK
- the ZNF226 gene encoding zinc finger protein 226 isoform X2 gives rise to the protein MVENFRNLLSVGHQPFKQDVSPIERNEQLWIVTTATRRQGNLGEKNQSKLITVQDRESEEELSCWQIWQQIANDLTRCQDSMINNYQFHKQGDFPCQVGTELSIQISEDENYLVNKADGPNNTGNPEFPILRTQDSWRKTFLTESQRLNRDQQISIKNKLCQCKKGVNPIGWISHHDGHRVHKSEKSYRPNDYKKDNMKILTFDQNSMIHTGQKSYQCNECKKPFGDLSSFDLHQQLQSGEKSLTCVERGKGFCYSSVLPVHQKVNVGEKLKCDKEFSQGAHLQTHQKVHVIEKPYKCKQCGKGFSRRSALNVHCKVHTGEKPYNCEECGRAFSQASHLQDHQRLHTGEKPFKCDACGKSFSRNSHLQSHQRVHTGEKPYKCEECGKGFICSSNLYIHQRVHTGEKPYKCEECGKGFSRPSSLQAHQGVHTGEKSYVCTVCGKGFTLSSNLQAHQRVHTGEKPYKCSECGKSFRRNSHYQVHLVVHTGEKPYKCEICGKGFSQSSYLQIHQKAHSIEKPFKCEECGQGFNQSSRLQIHQLIHTGEKPYKCEECGKGFSRRADLKIHCRIHTGEKPYNCEECGKVFRQASNLLAHQRVHSGEKPFKCEECGKSFGRSAHLQAHQKVHTGDKPYKCDECGKGFKWSLNLDMHQRVHTGEKPYKCGECDKYFSQASSLQLHQSVHTGEKPYKCDVCGKVFSRSSQLQSHQRVHTGEKPYKCEICGKSFSWRSNLTIHHRIHVGDKSYKNNRGGKNIRESTQEKKSIK
- the ZNF226 gene encoding zinc finger protein 226 (The RefSeq protein has 3 substitutions compared to this genomic sequence), translated to MNMFKEAVTFKDVAVAFTEEELGLLGPAQRKLYRDVMVENFRNLLSVGHQPFKQDVSPIERNQQLWIVTTATRRQGNLGEKNQSKLITVQDRESEEELSCWQIWQQIANDLTRCQDSMINNYQFHKQGDFPCQVGTELSIQISEDENYLVNKADGPNNTGNPEFPILRTQDSWRKTFLTESQRLNRDQQISIKNKLCQCKKGVNPIGWISHHDGHRVHKSEKSYRPNDYKKDNMKILTFDQNSMIHTGQKSYQCNECKKPFGDLSSFDLHQQLQSGEKSLTCVERGKGFCYSSVLTVHQKVNVGEKLKCDKEFSQGAHLQTHQKVHVIEKPYKCKQCGKGFSRRSALNVHCKVHTGEKPYNCEECGRAFSQASHLQDHQRLHTGEKPFKCDACGKSFSRNSHLQSHQRVHTGEKPYKCEECGKGFICSSNLYIHQRVHTGEKPYKCEEFGKGFSRPSSLQAHQGVHTGEKSYVCTVCGKGFTLSSNLQAHQRVHTGEKPYKCSECGKSFRRNSHYQVHLVVHTGEKPYKCEICGKGFSQSSYLQIHQKAHSIEKPFKCEECGQGFNQSSRLQIHQLIHTGEKPYKCEECGKGFSRRADLKIHCRIHTGEKPYNCEECGKVFRQASNLLAHQRVHSGEKPFKCEECGKSFGRSAHLQAHQKVHTGDKPYKCDECGKGFKWSLNLDMHQRVHTGEKPYKCGECDKYFSQASSLQLHQSVHTGEKPYKCDVCGKVFSRSSQLQSHQRVHTGEKPYKCEICGKSFSWRSNLTIHHRIHVGDKSYKNNRGGKNIRESTQEKKSIK